In the genome of Mesobacillus jeotgali, the window TATAATCGCGAACACTCTGCTTGAGGTTGAAACTCTTGATGCAGAACAGATCAAGCATTTGATTGACCATGGCCGTCTTCCTGACCGCAGTGTCAGCGTGAATAATGACGACGTAAAAGTAAACATCAACACAAAAAGGGATGAGTTGCCTGCCATCGAAGAGACTGACAAGAAACTCGATTCAGTCATTGAAAACCCGAAGGCAATTGACGAAAATCCAAAAGAATAGATTTACGCAGCAGGTGCTCTATTAGGAGCACCTGCTTGTTTTTTTCAATGAATTTGGAATTTACCCAGAAAAAAGGTAGGGAACAGCAGCTGATAGAGCAGATAATCAAGATCACATAATAGAGCCATTCAGGGGAGCATCGCAAGCAGCTTATGCTGCTAATCAAGCTCTATATTTGGTTTACTTTATTTAGTGTATTTCTGGCGATTATGATATGATATTTGCAGTATTGGTCCAGAAAACTATAAATAAGTTGGTGAATAGGTTGATTTTTGTTTTTGACGTCGGGAATACAAATATCGTGTTGGGTGTTTATGAACAGGAAGAATTGAAACACCATTGGAGAATTGAAACAAACCGCCATAGAACTGAAGATGAATTCGGGATGATTGTCAAAAATCTTTTTGACCATGTCAATCTTTCTTTTTCTGATATTGATGGAATTATCATATCGTCCGTCGTACCGCCGATCATGTTCTCACTTGAGAGAATGTGCCAGAAGTACTTCAACAGAAAGCCATTAGTTGTCGGCCCTGGAATCAAGACAGGCCTTGATATAAAATATGAAAATCCAAGGGAAGTCGGGGCAGACCGAATAGTCAATGCGGTTGCGGCCATCCATGAATATGGCAGCCCGCTCATCATCGTCGATTTCGGCACGGCGACAACCTATTGTTATATTAATGACCATAATCAGTATATGGGCGGAGCGATCGCGCCTGGGATCGGTATATCCACTGAAGCCCTTTATTCGCGTGCTGCCAAGCTACCGCGAATTGAAATCAGCCGTCCTGATGACGTAATTGGAAAGAATACGGTCTCTGCCATGCAAGCAGGTATCCTTTATGG includes:
- a CDS encoding type III pantothenate kinase; this translates as MIFVFDVGNTNIVLGVYEQEELKHHWRIETNRHRTEDEFGMIVKNLFDHVNLSFSDIDGIIISSVVPPIMFSLERMCQKYFNRKPLVVGPGIKTGLDIKYENPREVGADRIVNAVAAIHEYGSPLIIVDFGTATTYCYINDHNQYMGGAIAPGIGISTEALYSRAAKLPRIEISRPDDVIGKNTVSAMQAGILYGYVGQVEGIVKRMKDKSAVPAQVIATGGLANLIAQESNIIDVVDPFLTLKGLQLIYKRNIDKNN